A genomic stretch from Pochonia chlamydosporia 170 chromosome 4, whole genome shotgun sequence includes:
- a CDS encoding T-complex protein 1 subunit zeta (similar to Aspergillus terreus NIH2624 XP_001208900.1), translating to MSAAQLLNPKAESRRRGEALKVNINAGIGLQEVLRSNLGPRGTIKMLVDGAGQIKLTKDGNVLLREMQIQNPTAVMIARAATAQDDICGDGTTSVVLLVGELLKQADRYISEGLHPRVICDGFEIAKAEALKFLDDFKLPKEVDRELLLSVARTSLATKLNSTLAKKLTPAIVDAVLAIYQEPAKPDLHMVEIMKMQHRTAADTQLIRGLALDHGARHPDMPKRLENCYILTMNVSLEYEKTEINSGFFYSSAEQRDKLVESERRFIDAKLKKIVELKKELCGTDGKKNFVIINQKGIDPLSLDVLAKNGILALRRAKRRNMERLQLICGGVAQNSVDDLSADVLGWAGLVYEQTLGEEKYTFVEEVKDPKSVTLMIKGPNQHTIAQVTDAVRDGLRSVYNMIVDKSVVPGAGAFQLACALHLKSDAFSKTVKGKAKSGVQAFADALLIIPKTLAANGGHDVQDALAAMEDEFNDGEVVGLNLESGEPMNAELEGVFDSFRVLRNCIASSSSIASNLLLCDELLKARQMGRAAGPGPGMDGPDDHM from the exons ATGTCGGCCGCGCAGCTTCTCAACCCCAAGGCCGAGTCCCGA AGGAGGGGCGAAGCTCTGAAGGTCAATATCAATGCTGGTATTGGCTTGCAAGAGGTTCTCAGGTCCAACCTTGGTCCTCGCGGCACTATTAAAAT GCTCGTTGACGGAGCTGGACAG ATCAAACTTACTAAAGATGGAAACGTCCTCTTGAGAGAAATGCAAATTCAAAATCCCACCGCTGTTATGATTGCTCGAGCCGCCACGGCACAGGACGATATCTGCGGAGATGGCACTACTTCGGTGGTGCTCTTGGTCGGTGAGCTGCTGAAGCAGGCGGACAGATATATCTCGGAAGGACTGCACCCTCGTGTCATCTGTGATGGATTtgagattgccaaggctgaaGCTCTGAAG TTCCTCGACGACTTTAAGCTTCCAAAAGAAGTTGACCGAGAACTACTTCTCAGTGTCGCGCGCACCTCTCTCGCTACCAAACTCAACTCTACGCTTGCAAAGAAACTCACACCTGCCATTGTCGATGCCGTTCTCGCCATCTATCAAGAGCCCGCGAAACCCGATTTGCACATGGTTGAAATCATGAAGATGCAGCACCGAACTGCTGCGGACACTCAGCTCATTCGCGGTCTCGCTCTGGATCATGGTGCTCGTCACCCGGATATGCCTAAGAGACTCGAGAACTGCTATATCTTGACCATGAACGTCAGCTTAGAATATGAGAAGACTGAGATCAACTCGGGCTTCTTCTACTCTAGCGCAGAGCAGCGAGATAAGCTTGTTGAGAGTGAGCGCCGATTTATTGACgccaagttgaagaagattgtcgaATTGAAGAAGGAACTTTGCGGAACGGACGGCAAGAAGAACtttgtcatcatcaaccaaaaGGGCATCGATCCTCTATCTCTCGACGTTTTAGCCAAGAACGGCATTCTCGCCCTTCGCCGCGCCAAGCGCCGAAACATGGAGCGTCTTCAATTGATTTGCGGCGGTGTCGCTCAGAACAGCGTGGATGATCTGTCCGCCGACGTTCTTGGATGGGCTGGCCTTGTCTATGAGCAGACCCTAGGCGAGGAGAAATACACCTTCGTTGAGGAGGTCAAGGACCCCAAGTCCGTGACTCTGATGATCAAGGGTCCCAACCAGCACACTATTGCGCAAGTGACTGATGCAGTCCGAGACGGATTGAGAAGTGTCTACAATATGATTGTTGACAAGAGCGTTGTTCCTGGCGCAGGCGCATTCCAACTTGCCTGTGCTCTTCACCTGAAGAGTGACGCCTTCTCCAAGACCGTCAAAGGCAAGGCCAAGTCAGGTGTTCAGGCCTTTGCCGATGCCCTGCTCATTATCCCCAAGACTCTGGCTGCCAACGGTGGACATGACGTCCAGGATGCTT TGGCCGCAATGGAAGACGAATTCAACGACGGAGAGGTTGTCGGGTTGAACTTGGAGAGTGGAGAGCCCATGAACGCTGAACTGGAAGGTGTTTTTGATTCTTTCCGAGTCCTGAGAAACTGCATTGCTTCCAGCTCTAGCATTGCATCAAACCTTTTGCTTTgtgatgagttgttgaaggctCGGCAAATGGGTAGAGCAgctggtcctggtcctggcATGGACGGCCCTGATGATCACATGTAA
- a CDS encoding BolA domain-containing protein (similar to Metarhizium robertsii ARSEF 23 XP_007820863.1): MSQITDATIREAITQRLQATHVEVTDMSGGCGQAFTCLIVSPQFQGLNSLKRHRLTNAALKEEIAAIHAWTAKCQTPEEWERDKAKAGPPMDGTVEGHVEGTSA, translated from the exons ATGTCCCAAATAACAGACGCCACCATCCGCGAGGCCATCACCCAGCGCCTACAGGCCACCCACGTCGAAGTCACCGACATGTCCG GTGGCTGCGGCCAAGCATTCACATGCCTCATTGTCTCACCGCAATTCCAGGGCCTCAACTCCCTCAAACGACATCGATTGACCAACGCTGCGCTCAAGGAGGAGATTGCTGCCATCCACGCCTGGACGGCAAAGTGCCAAACACCAGAGGAATGGGAGAGAGACAAGGCGAAGGCGGGGCCGCCTATGGATGGGACAGTTGAGGGACATGTTGAGGGTACGAGTGCGTGA
- a CDS encoding RecQ mediated genome instability protein Rmi1 (similar to Metarhizium robertsii ARSEF 23 XP_007820866.1), which translates to MTTQLSAAITSQSLPPPSQSLLTSLTTRSPQPPLPSLIATAKARLLAADLTSSTLIDTTQLHPFPAGTDNAIAKEVRLGHNTHVQVVNIENLSLSRWEQIEELEAVERGEKTRGRQVIRVTDEGEDADTAQRLGSGTVQAGKNATHRLVLQDCKGTRVYAVELKRIEGIGIGKTSIGCKLMLRPGTVAARGTVLLTTENCVLLGGKIDAWHEAWMNGRMARLKEAAGVVNGETATR; encoded by the coding sequence ATGACAACCCAACTCTCCGCCGCAATAACCTCTCAATCCCTCCCACCCCCTTCCCAATCCCTCCTCACAAGCCTCACAACCCGCTCGCCCCAACCACCACTCCCCTCCCTCATCGCCACAGCCAAAGCGCGCCTCCTAGCCGCAGACCTCACGTCCAGCACCCTCATCGACACCACGCAGCTACACCCCTTCCCAGCAGGCACGGACAACGCCATCGCCAAGGAAGTCAGGCTCGGCCACAACACGCACGTCCAGGTAGTGAACATCGAAAACCTAAGTCTCTCGCGGTGGGAGCAGATTGAGGAGCTTGAAGCCGTGGAGAGGGGGGAGAAGACGCGCGGGAGACAGGTTATCCGTGTGACGGACGAGGGCGAAGATGCAGATACGGCGCAGCGGTTAGGCTCGGGAACGGTGCAGGCGGGAAAGAATGCTACGCATCGGCTTGTGCTGCAGGATTGTAAGGGGACGAGGGTGTATGCCGTGGAGTTGAAGAGGATAGAGGGCATTGGGATTGGGAAGACGAGTATTGGGTGTAAGTTGATGCTTAGGCCTGGGACGGTAGCTGCCCGTGGGACGGTGTTGCTGACGACGGAGAATTGTGTGCTGCTTGGGGGAAAGATTGATGCTTGGCATGAGGCGTGGATGAATGGGAGAATGGCGAGGCTCAAGGAGGCGGCTGGGGTGGTTAATGGGGAGACGGCAACACGGTGA
- a CDS encoding AP-1 complex subunit beta-1 (similar to Aspergillus terreus NIH2624 XP_001208940.1), which yields MAVNRIRGAFAVPRKGETFELRAGLVSQYAYERKESIQKTIMAMTLGKDVSALFPDVLKNIATADLDQKKLVYLYLMNYAKSHPDLCILAVNTFVQDSEDPNPLIRALAIRTMGCIRVDKMVDYMEEPLRKTLRDESPYVRKTAAICVAKLFDLNPAMCIENGFLETLQELIGDPNPMVVANSVQALSEITETAPETRALVVTSATLKKLLMALNECTEWGRIIILTTLADYPSSDVKESEHICERVVPQFQHVNPAVVLAAVKVVFIHMKAVNHELVRSLLKKMGPPLVTLVASAPEVQYVALRNIDLLLQAKPDILSKELRVFFCKYNDPPYVKLQKLEIMVRIANEKNYEQLLAELKEYALEVDMDFVRRAVRAIGQVAIKIEEASAKCVQALEDLLAAKVNYVVQEAIVVIKDILRKYPGYEGVIPTLCEHIDELDEPEARGSLIWIVGEYAEKISNADEILESFVEGFMEEFTQTQLQILTAVVKLFLKKPGNTQGLVQKVLQAATAENDNPDIRDRAYVYWRLLSGDLDVAKNIVLSQKPTISTTMTSLPPSLLEQLLSELSTLASVYHKPPESFVGKGRFGADEIQRAAIQEQRQNAADNPIAASVAAAAANGTGSGASQNNIENLLDIDFDGAAPASHEQQSATATPDRVASPAGGAASGGMADMMSMFDAPPMESNNNGAAAGPSSGSGMNDLMSGFDGLNFGNTNSGQPLPAAMQLNSAQGGSTTQTQQKDSDDLLGLL from the exons ATGGCGGTTAATCGCATTCGCGGCGCCTTCGCCGTGCCCCGAAAGGGTGAAACGTTTGAGTTGcgggctggtctggtgtcccAGTATGCCTACGAGCGCAAGGAGTCCATTCAGAAGACTATCATGGCCATGACTCTGGGCAAGGATGTGTCTGCCTTGTTTCCAGATGTGCTGAAAAACATTGCAACCGCCGACCTAGATCAGAAGAAACTCGTCTATCTTTATCTCAT GAATTACGCCAAGTCACACCCCGATCTATGCATTCTCGCTGTAAATACCTTTGTGCAAGATTCAGAAGACCCGAACCCCCTAATAAGAGCGCTCGCTATTCGAACCATGGGCTGTATTCGAGTCGACAAAATGGTGGACTACATGGAAGAACCACTGCGGAAAACATTACGAGACGAATCACCATACGTGCGAAAAACCGCCGCCATCTGCGTCGCCAAGCTATTCGATCTTAACCCTGCCATGTGTATCGAGAATGGTTTCTTGGAGACGCTGCAAGAGTTGATTGGCGACCCTAACCCCATGGTAGTCGCCAACTCCGTACAAGCCCTGTCTGAAATCACCGAAACTGCACCCGAAACGAGAGCGCTGGTTGTGACTTCGGCGACTTTGAAAAAGCTGCTGATGGCTCTGAATGAGTGTACCGAGTGGGGAAGAATCATCATTCTTACCACCTTGGCCGACTACCCATCATCAGATGTCAAGGAGTCGGAACACATTTGCGAACGAGTCGTACCACAATTCCAGCATGTCAATCCGGCCGTTGTATTGGCCGCCGTCAAGGTAGTTTTTATCCACATGAAGGCAGTCAACCACGAGCTGGTTCGATCCTTGCTCAAGAAGATGGGACCTCCGCTTG TAACTTTGGTCGCGTCGGCACCCGAGGTGCAATATGTTGCCCTGCGAAATAttgaccttctccttcaggCCAAGCCTGACATCCTTAGCAAAGAATTGCGAGTTTTCTTCTGTAAATACAACGACCCACCCTACGTCAAACTCCAGAAGCTCGAAATTATGGTTCGGATAGCAAACGAGAAGAATTACGAACAGCTCCTGGCCGAGTTGAAGGAATACGCGCTGGAAGTCGATATGGACTTTGTCCGCCGCGCTGTCAGAGCTATCGGACAagttgccatcaaaatcgAAGAAGCTAGCGCAAAGTGCGTGCAAGCCTTGGAAGACTTGCTTgccgccaaggtcaactATGTGGTGCAAGAGGCCATCGTGGTCATCAAGGACATTTTGCGCAAATATCCTGGCTACGAGGGTGTGATTCCTACCTTGTGTGAGCATATCGATGAACTTGATGAGCCTGAAGCACGGGGGTCTCTCATTTGGATCGTTGGCGAGTACGCCGAGAAGATTAGCAACGCCGATGAAATATTGGAGAGCTTTGTCGAAGGATTTATGGAAGAGTTTACTCAA ACGCAATTGCAAATATTAACGGCAGTGGTTAAGCTCTTCCTGAAGAAGCCCGGCAACACTCAAGGACTTGTGCAAAAGGTATTGCAGGCTGCGACTGCGGAGAATGACAACCCGGACATCCGGGACAGAGCCTATGTCTACTGGCGTTTGCTATCTGGTGATTTAGATGTTGCGAAG AATATTGTCCTTTCCCAAAAGCCTACCATCTCCACCACTATGACCAGCTTGCCGCCTTCACTACTGGAGCAGCTGCTTTCAGAGCTGTCGACCCTAGCTTCAGTGTACCACAAACCTCCGGAGTCATTTGTTGGTAAGGGACGTTTCGGAGCGGACGAAATTCAACGAGCAGCCATCCAGGAGCAAAGACAAAACGCCGCCGACAACCCCATCGCTGCGTCCGTGGCAGCAGCGGCCGCCAATGGTACTGGCTCTGGCGCTTCGcaaaacaacattgaaaactTGCTTGacatcgactttgatggcGCCGCTCCCGCATCTCACGAGCAACAGAGCGCGACAGCAACGCCCGACCGAGTGGCCAGCCCGGCCGGTGGCGCCGCATCTGGCGGTATGGCAGATATGATGAGCATGTTCGATGCCCCTCCAATGGAGTCAAACAACAACGGGGCTGCAGCAGGACCTAGCTCTGGCAGTGGTATGAATGATTTGATGAGCGGCTTTGACGGGTTGAACTTTGGCAATACCAATTCGGGCCAGCCCCTGCCAGCGGCAATGCAGCTTAATAGTGCGCAGGGCGGAAGTACCACACAGACGCAGCAGAAGGACAGTGATGACTTGTTGGGTTTGCTGTAA
- a CDS encoding translation initiation factor 3, subunit 12, eukaryotic (similar to Metarhizium robertsii ARSEF 23 XP_007820860.1): MNGEDPPERPDYITNIINGLERYNPEAVGSLETYLQEQCEQKFCDSNANRTLLKLYQLNPDRLKDEVVTNILVKAMALFPSAQFSLALHLINPSAAATGELHEALTKLRTLNSQLEGSQYAQFWASVDGDDLCADLIADISGFEDMVRHRIAQLVSQAFRELKLTHLESWLGLNEDATRKFVTDVCGWTVDGEGNIKVPSNPDNEAKKAEIREDVNVEQFARVIRRSWEETV, translated from the exons ATGAACGGCGAAGATCCGCCCGAGCGGCCTGACTATATCACCAACATTATCAACGGCCTAGAGCGCTACAACCCTGAGGCTGTCGGTTCCCTCGAGACCTATCTTCAAGAGCAATGCGAACAGAAGTTTTGCGACTCCAATGCCAACCGAACCCTGCTCAAGCT ATACCAGCTCAACCCTGACCGATTGAAGGATGAAGTCGTCACCAACATCCTCGTCAAGGCTATGGCCCTATTCCCCTCCGCGCAGTTCTCTCTCGCCCTCCACCTCATCAACCCCTCTGCCGCTGCCACAGGCGAACTCCACGAGGCGTTGACCAAGCTGCGAACACTGAACTCGCAACTCGAGGGTTCTCAGTATGCCCAATTCTGGGCCTCTGTTGACGGTGACGACCTGTGCGCCGACCTGATTGCCGATATTTCCGGCTTCGAGGACATGGTCCGACACCGTATCGCCCAACTCGTCTCCCAGGCTTTCCGTGAGCTGAAGCTCACTCACCTCGAGTCATGGCTCGGACTGAATGAGGACGCTACCCGCAAGTTTGTCACCGATGTTTGCGGATGGACCGTGGATGGCGAGGGCAACATCAAGGTTCCTTCTAACCCCGACAACGAGGCTAAGAAGGCTGAGATTCGGGAGGATGTCAATGTGGAGCAGTTTGCAAGAGTCATTCGACGATCATGGGAGGAGACTGTTTAA
- a CDS encoding Vps51/Vps67-like protein (similar to Metarhizium robertsii ARSEF 23 XP_007820865.1), translated as MSTIASPRDPSTPLRRLPSGTPTSSGRPSLETTRSGVTSPVNDPSSQAPAPPKRSNRVALREYYKLRAPRIEVAGSEVPSSDLDAPEFNADEYVARVMGNSGLEDLLRLYTQVVGEVRALDAEKKALVYDNYSKLIAATETIRKVRAVVRAEIVKNFGPKFADPGIQMRANMDPLNPMASTLDPAIAQIYSQASSIREKLRESVPAPDSEEGRRREIELRRRRTRELAAEVLATPQKLRDLVKEGKMQEAKRQWEMPKRLLVAWQELGVGGDDVQDCIDEGDAVFKPVPDLPQRTSRDSR; from the coding sequence ATGTCCACAATAGCTTCGCCCCGCGACCCTTCCACACCCCTGCGTCGCCTCCCCTCCGGCACACCCACCTCCTCCGGCCGACCATCCCTCGAAACTACCCGATCAGGTGTGACATCCCCCGTCAACgatccatcatcacaagcACCCGCACCGCCCAAACGCTCCAATCGCGTCGCCCTCCGCGAATACTACAAACTCCGTGCGCCTCGCATCGAGGTCGCCGGCTCAGAAGTTCCGTCCAGCGACCTCGATGCCCCGGAATTCAATGCGGACGAGTATGTGGCCAGAGTCATGGGGAACAGCGGACTGGAGGATCTGCTGCGCCTATACACCCAGGTTGTAGGGGAGGTGAGGGCCTTGGacgcggagaagaaggcgctCGTGTACGATAATTACAGTAAATTGATTGCGGCTACGGAGACCATTCGCAAGGTAAGGGCTGTTGTGAGGGCAGAAATTGTCAAAAACTTTGGACCGAAATTTGCTGATCCTGGAATTCAGATGCGTGCGAATATGGACCCTTTGAACCCCATGGCGTCGACGCTCGACCCTGCCATTGCACAAATATACTCACAGGCGTCGTCAATACGGGAAAAGCTGCGCGAGTCGGTGCCAGCGCCGGATTCTGAGGAAGGCAGGCGGAGGGAAATCGAGCTGCGAAGACGGAGAACACGGGAATTGGCTGCGGAAGTGCTGGCTACTCCGCAAAAGTTGAGGGATCTAgtcaaggagggcaagaTGCAGGAGGCTAAGAGACAGTGGGAAATGCCCAAGAGACTATTGGTGGCGTGGCAGGAGTtgggtgttggtggcgatgatgTGCAGGACTGTATTGATGAGGGTGATGCAGTGTTTAAGCCGGTGCCGGATTTACCACAGAGGACGTCGAGAGATAGTCGGTAG
- a CDS encoding nad dependent epimerase protein (similar to Eutypa lata UCREL1 XP_007797531.1), with product MPNSTETLLVTGASGYLGGHIIKTALDKGYNVRATARSDSSAKHIAAEFPQHSAQLSYAIVPDMTKMESYEKALHGVTGIIHAASPFVLNPEDNVKDLLEPAIQGAVTILEAAKKWGDSVKRVVLTSSHASVCDLSKGKRPGYVYNEKDWNPIAFDEAAKADGVVAYCGSKTLAERAAWDWVEKNKPKFDLVTMTPPWVFGPYVTDLTSTKHLSESLQLLYGILDAKDIPPFDFGGFVDVREISAAHVRGYEVPEAGGQRFWVGQNFSYQAAVDAARRELPELQKRLPEGKPGFVDDTYTVDGSKATRVLGIKYRSLADTVRDTYAQLLRAEAVEARA from the coding sequence ATGCCAAACAGCACCGAGACGCTCCTCGTAACCGGCGCGAGCGGTTATTTAGGCGGCCACATCATCAAAACTGCGCTCGATAAAGGATACAATGTTCGAGCAACCGCCCGCAGCGACTCATCCGCGAAACACATCGCAGCCGAGTTTCCACAACACTCAGCCCAACTTTCCTACGCCATCGTACCTGACATGACCAAGATGGAATCATACGAGAAAGCCCTACACGGGGTCACGGGCATCATCCACGCAGCATCGCCCTTTGTCCTCAACCCCGAAGACAACGTCAAGGACTTGCTGGAGCCGGCCATCCAAGGCGCAGTCACCATCCTAGAAGCCGCCAAGAAATGGGGAGACTCTGTCAAACGCGTAGTGCTAACATCCAGTCACGCATCCGTCTGTGACTTATCCAAGGGCAAGCGCCCCGGCTACGTGTACAACGAAAAGGACTGGAACCCCATAGCCTTTGACGAGGCAGCCAAAGCCGACGGCGTAGTGGCATACTGCGGCTCCAAAACCCTCGCCGAGCGCGCAGCATGGGACTGGGTCGAGAAGAACAAGCCCAAATTCGACCTGGTCACCATGACGCCCCCCTGGGTCTTTGGCCCCTACGTAACCGACCTGACTAGCACGAAACACCTCAGCGAGTCCCTCCAGCTGCTATACGGGATCCTCGACGCGAAGGACATTCCGCCCTTTGACTTCGGCGGCTTCGTGGACGTGCGTGAGATTTCGGCCGCCCATGTCCGTGGCTACGAGGTCCCCGAGGCGGGGGGGCAGAGATTCTGGGTCGGACAGAACTTTAGCTACCAGGCTGCTGTGGATGCGGCGAGGAGGGAACTTCCCGAGCTGCAGAAGAGGTTGCCTGAGGGGAAGCCCGGGTTTGTCGATGATACCTACACGGTTGACGGGAGTAAAGCTACGAGGGTGCTGGGTATCAAGTATAGGAGCTTGGCGGACACGGTGAGGGATACGTATGCGCAGCTTCTTCGTGCGGAGGCCGTTGAGGCGAGAGCTTAg
- a CDS encoding DNA ligase I, ATP-dependent (dnl1) (similar to Coccidioides immitis RS XP_001244363.1) has product MSSPSKKRKLNNAGKQPGAQSKGLEFFFAKQRQNNVGNSSSDGAPPPNSTAGNLTDEELARKLQAEWDKEGQGEIKSEADESRGTGTPTDSANNGSSLIPPNESDPPPKVEDKSAGSLATTLTLQSTGMAEDAITTSIPLDEPPLTFEPSKYLESLKEHWAAEGGNCSYALLTRCFVLVSGTTSRIKIVDTLVNCLRLLIEGDPSSLLPAVWLATNSISPAYISLELGLGGSAISKALKQVCGLDNRSLKAIYDKYGDAGDVAFEAKKKQSFTLRKPRPLTVKGVYQSLVKIANSQGQGSGEAKQRIVDRLLQDARGGEESRFIVRTLCQHLRIGAVKTTMLIALSRAFLLSRPLGADYSTKPIAELSKLKKEELAEIWGRAEEIVKACFARRPNYDDLIPVLLEIGVTDELLVRCGLALHIPLRPMLGSITRDLSEMLTKLQGRDFACEYKYDGQRAQVHCDDRGKVSIFSRHLELMTDKYPDLVELVPRIRGEGVSSFIMEGEVVAVDRETGELKNFQTLTNRARKDVEIGSIKIDVCLFAFDLMFLNGQPLLDRSFRERRELLKSLFTEVPHNFTWVKSLDATSSDSETVLDFFKSATDSKCEGIMVKILDNLVDMPYVGDGEAVPVEETEKLSTPKAKSKKKKKGSNSAAPTTDGEQKKPASRRKPLLATYEPDKRLDSWLKVKKDYNSSFDTLDLVPIAGWHGQGRKAKWWSPILLAVRNEETGTLEAVCKCISGFTDAFYKATKQFYDNGEESGERKNTRSQMPSFIEYSGPMPDVWFEPQEVWEMAFADITLSPTYTAAIGLVSDERGLSLRFPRFLRKRDDKSLEEASTNEFLAGLWRKQEAKAAPREAKDAKEDDDLVQIDEE; this is encoded by the exons ATGTCTAGTCCATCAAAAAAGAGAAAGTTAAATAATGCCGGGAAACAACCTGGAGCTCAGTCTAAAGGCTTAGagttcttctttgccaagcaAAGACAGAATAATGTTGGCAACTCTTCGTCAGATGGTGCTCCACCGCCCAATTCCACCGCCGGGAATTTGACGGATGAGGAGTTGGCCCGTAAGCTTCAAGCGGAGTGGGATAAGGAAGGTCAAGGAGAGATTAAAAGCGAGGCAGATGAGTCTCGGGGGACCGGAACGCCTACGGACTCTGCAAATAATGGATCAAGCCTTATCCCTCCAAATGAGAGTGATCCTCCTCCGAAAGTAGAAGACAAATCAGCTGGGTCATTGGCAACCACTCTTACGTTGCAATCCACTGGGATGGCCGAAGATGCAATTACTACATCAATTCCTCTAGACGAACCCCCGTTGACCTTTGAACCGTCAAAATATTTGGAGTCGCTGAAGGAGCATTGGGCCGCGGAAGGCGGAAATTGTTCCTATGCTTTGCTTACCAGGTGTTTCGTTCTCGTCAGTGGAACTACGAGCCGCATCAAAATAGTTGATACGCTTGTGAATTGCCTTCGGCTGCTCATAGAAGGAGACCCGTCAAGTTTACTTCCCGCT GTGTGGCTAGCTACGAATTCTATATCACCAGCATACATATCTTTGGAGCTGGGCTTGGGTGGTTCTGCAATATCTAAAGCCCTCAAGCAAGTTTGTGGCTTGGATAACAGATCTTTGAAAGCAATCTATGACAAATACGGCGATGCGGGTGACGTCGCGTTcgaggcgaagaagaagcaaagctTCACACTCAGGAAGCCCAGACCACTGACAGTTAAAGGTGTGTATCAATCCCTCGtcaagattgccaactctCAGGGACAAGGTAGCGGGGAAGCGAAACAACGCATCGTAGATCGGTTATTGCAAGATGCCAGGGGTGGCGAAGAGAGCCGTTTCATTGTTCGAACGCTTTGCCAGCAC CTACGGATCGGCGCTGTCAAAACCACAATGCTCATCGCGCTGTCAAGGGCGTTTCTACTTTCTCGCCCGCTTGGTGCGGATTACTCCACGAAGCCGATTGCTGAGCTCTCCAAGCtgaagaaagaagagctggCCGAGATTTGGGGAAGGGCTGAGGAGATTGTAAAAGCTTGCTTTGCGCGACGGCCCAACTATGACGATTTGATTCCGGTTCTTCTCGAGATTGGTGTAACCGATGAACTACTGGTTAGATGTGGGCTAGCGCTCCATATCCCTCTTCGACCAATGTTGGGCAGCATTACTAGAGACTTGTCTGAGATGCTGACGAAGTTGCAAGGAAGAGACTTTGCCTGCGAGTATAAGTATGATGGGCAAAGAGCTCAAGTGCATTGCGATGACCGAGGAAAGGTGTCGATTTTCTCAAGGCACCTGGAGCTTATGACGGACAAATATCCCGACCTTGTAGAATTAGTCCCCCGAATTCGAGGAGAGGGCGTCAGCAGCTTCATTATGGAGGGCGAAGTTGTTGCCGTGGATAGGGAGACCGGTGAGCTCAAGAACTTTCAAACTCTGACAAATCGGGCGAGAAAGGATGTTGAGATTGGCAGCATCAAGATTGATGTTTGCTTGTTTGCCTTCGATTTGATGTTTCTAAATGGGCAACCGCTGTTGGACCGTTCATTTCGGGAGAGACGTGAGTTGCTCAAATCGCTCTTCACCGAAGTCCCTCACAATTTCACCTGGGTAAAAAGCCTTGATGCCACCTCCAGCGATTCCGAAACCGTGTTAGACTTCTTCAAGTCTGCCACCGATAGCAAGTGCGAGGGAATCATGGTCAAGATTTTGGATAACCTCGTCGACATGCCTTATGTCGGAGACGGGGAAGCCGTGCCGGTTGAGGAAACGGAGAAACTCTCTACCCCCAAGGCGAAAtctaagaagaagaagaaaggaagcaaTAGTGCGGCGCCGACAACAGATGGGGAGCAAAAGAAGCCTGCTTCTCGACGAAAGCCCCTTCTCGCGACATACGAACCCGATAAGCGACTGGACTCCTGGCTTAAGGTGAAGAAAGACTATAACTCGAGTTTTGATACGTTGGACTTGGTCCCAATTGCAGGATGGCATGGTCAAGGCCGAAAAGCGAAGTGGTGGTCGCCAATACTGCTTGCTGTCCGCAACGAAGAGACAGGCACATTGGAAGCAGTATGCAAATGCATATCCGGATTTACCGACGCCTTCTACAAAGCGACAAAGCAATTTTATGACAATGGTGAAGAGAGCGGAGAGCGCAAAAACACAAGGTCTCAGATGCCGAGCTTTATAGAATACTCTGGTCCCATGCCTGACGTATGGTTTGAACCGCAGGAAGTCTGGGAGATGGCATTTGCAGACATTACACTAAGTCCGACTTACACCGCGGCTATTGGTCTCGTCAGTGACGAACGGGGACTCAGCCTGAGATTCCCTCGGTTCCTTCGAAAAAGGGACGACAAGAGCTTGGAAGAAGCGAGTACGAATGAATTTTTGGCTGGGCTTTGGAGAAAGCAGGAAGCCAAGGCGGCACCACGAGAGGCAAAGGACGCAAAGGAAGATGACGATTTAGTGCAAATAGACGAGGAATAA